A DNA window from Leptospira selangorensis contains the following coding sequences:
- a CDS encoding DNA polymerase domain-containing protein, whose product MNLQTAKGYLFDVYHAEDIVYLWLKNEEGESQLFLDKFNPIVYARGESDLLKKLVKRLFELDAIQEVPVYENRNLFYENKTVPVLKIVITKPSILPKISRKLYALYGKFEIYHSDLDLPTSYMFQKGLFPLCKMEIDYTEDPGAKRIVNVKTEDSPSEMDYEVPKFKTVYLELKKSHRINIENNPLIVRTDTDYHELSGTNPRRLLEKLDILLREEDPDILLTRYGDQVILPYLFYQSQKQGFLPALDRDRTTPIRRNISTKGTSYFTYGNIVFRAPSYPLFGRWHIDSKNSFVYKEADLMGVVELARLSRLPMQKMARASTGKALTYIETDVALRRGYLVPWQKSAVEAPKTALQLLEADKGGLVFQPDISYGKTAENVAQLDFAQMYPNIMAMHNISPECVNCQCCADDETVPKAPDIGYRICNKRKGVVSEALEHIIDRRTYYKKQSKITSGQQLENYEAKQASLKWMLVTSFGYLGYRNAKFGRLESHESVNAFGRQKLLLAKETAEEFGYEFVHAITDSIFIKHYDSSPLSTSELDFLCSEIYERTKIRMEVDGVYTWLLFPPSSQDSEMPVANRYMGRFQSGKLKCRGIGARRKDLPTFITNAQYEMLEWMKTKVTIQDLKNSESEILSIYHKYDSMIRQNYIPPENLLLVKSSSRELEEYEVMGATALSMMKLKDFGMDVQAGEKIKYLVLNQKSKTKDRRYMPEEELQLYPNKIKKTGFDKEYYRKMLVGVFREVWAEFASFKDFDSLIDPQGRFDF is encoded by the coding sequence ATGAACCTCCAAACTGCCAAAGGATATTTGTTCGACGTTTATCATGCGGAGGACATAGTATATCTATGGTTGAAAAACGAAGAAGGTGAATCCCAACTTTTTTTGGATAAATTTAATCCGATCGTTTATGCAAGAGGAGAATCTGATCTACTTAAAAAATTAGTAAAACGTCTTTTCGAATTGGATGCAATTCAAGAGGTTCCTGTTTACGAAAATAGAAATCTATTCTATGAAAATAAAACAGTCCCTGTGCTGAAAATCGTAATCACCAAACCTTCTATCCTACCTAAGATCAGCCGCAAATTATATGCCTTATATGGAAAATTCGAGATCTATCATTCTGATCTGGATCTTCCCACTAGTTATATGTTCCAAAAAGGTTTATTTCCTTTATGTAAAATGGAGATAGATTATACGGAAGATCCTGGAGCAAAAAGGATCGTAAACGTAAAAACGGAAGATTCTCCCTCTGAAATGGACTATGAGGTTCCCAAATTCAAAACCGTATATTTGGAGCTCAAAAAAAGCCATAGGATCAATATAGAAAACAATCCTTTAATAGTTCGAACTGATACAGATTACCATGAACTATCCGGAACAAATCCCAGAAGATTATTAGAAAAACTAGATATACTATTAAGGGAAGAAGACCCAGACATTCTACTGACCAGATATGGAGATCAGGTCATTCTACCTTACCTATTCTACCAATCCCAAAAACAAGGATTTCTGCCTGCATTAGACAGGGATAGAACGACTCCTATCCGCAGGAATATCAGCACCAAGGGAACCAGTTATTTTACATACGGAAATATTGTATTCCGTGCACCTTCTTATCCTTTATTCGGAAGATGGCATATAGATTCTAAAAATAGCTTCGTATATAAGGAAGCAGACCTAATGGGAGTCGTGGAACTAGCAAGACTTTCCAGGCTTCCGATGCAAAAAATGGCAAGAGCATCCACAGGAAAGGCACTTACTTATATAGAGACGGATGTGGCCTTAAGGAGGGGTTATTTGGTTCCTTGGCAAAAAAGTGCGGTAGAAGCTCCTAAAACGGCGCTCCAATTGCTGGAGGCAGATAAAGGAGGATTAGTTTTTCAACCGGATATTAGTTACGGAAAAACGGCAGAGAATGTTGCACAATTGGATTTTGCGCAGATGTATCCCAACATCATGGCAATGCATAATATTTCTCCGGAATGTGTAAACTGCCAATGTTGCGCAGATGATGAAACAGTCCCAAAGGCTCCGGACATAGGATATCGTATATGCAATAAACGTAAAGGAGTCGTTTCGGAAGCTTTAGAACATATAATAGACAGAAGGACTTATTATAAAAAACAATCTAAGATCACTTCGGGACAACAGTTAGAAAATTATGAAGCAAAACAAGCCAGTTTAAAATGGATGTTAGTAACTTCATTCGGATACTTGGGTTATAGAAATGCAAAATTCGGAAGATTAGAAAGCCATGAAAGTGTAAATGCATTCGGAAGACAAAAACTTCTACTCGCAAAAGAAACTGCGGAAGAATTCGGATATGAGTTCGTTCATGCGATCACAGATAGTATATTTATCAAACACTATGACTCTTCTCCTCTGAGCACATCCGAACTAGATTTTTTATGTTCAGAAATATATGAACGTACCAAGATCAGAATGGAAGTAGACGGAGTTTATACCTGGTTACTGTTTCCTCCTTCCAGCCAAGATTCGGAAATGCCTGTGGCAAATAGGTATATGGGAAGATTCCAATCCGGAAAATTAAAATGTAGAGGAATAGGAGCCAGAAGAAAAGACCTCCCTACTTTCATTACAAATGCACAATATGAAATGTTAGAATGGATGAAGACCAAGGTCACGATCCAGGATCTAAAAAACTCCGAATCTGAAATTTTATCCATCTATCATAAATACGATTCTATGATCCGACAGAATTATATCCCTCCCGAAAATCTACTACTTGTCAAATCCAGTTCCAGAGAGCTGGAAGAATACGAAGTAATGGGAGCCACCGCTCTTTCCATGATGAAACTGAAAGATTTCGGTATGGATGTGCAGGCTGGAGAAAAAATAAAATACTTAGTATTGAATCAGAAATCAAAAACAAAGGATAGAAGATACATGCCGGAAGAAGAGTTACAACTCTATCCGAACAAAATCAAAAAAACAGGTTTTGACAAAGAATATTATAGAAAAATGTTAGTTGGGGTTTTTAGAGAAGTCTGGGCGGAATTCGCCTCTTTCAAGGATTTTGATTCCCTAATAGATCCTCAGGGAAGATTCGACTTTTAG
- a CDS encoding Pycsar system effector family protein → MESDHFKTVRARSAVDYLFRTVHQHHSQLSQMADQKANILIAASFVILSLSLGYVQRPTYRTGLLTLMVFIVIAASLAILAVMPTFKQRKNGKINPLFFGHFAPMSENEFMNKMEEIASEDSSLYEALTRDLYHLGKSLYFTKYRYLRWSYRCLLVGVTSSMVLIFLEIKGIL, encoded by the coding sequence ATGGAATCAGATCATTTCAAAACGGTCCGCGCACGTTCTGCCGTAGATTATCTTTTTAGGACCGTTCACCAGCATCATTCTCAGCTCAGCCAAATGGCTGATCAAAAGGCAAATATTTTAATCGCCGCATCATTTGTAATACTCTCACTTTCCTTAGGCTATGTTCAAAGACCTACCTATAGAACCGGTTTACTGACACTGATGGTATTTATCGTAATTGCGGCAAGTTTAGCGATACTTGCGGTGATGCCTACGTTCAAACAGAGAAAGAACGGCAAAATAAATCCCTTATTTTTCGGACATTTTGCCCCTATGAGTGAAAATGAATTTATGAATAAGATGGAAGAAATCGCTTCGGAAGATTCTTCTTTGTATGAGGCATTGACAAGAGATCTATATCACTTAGGAAAATCATTATATTTTACGAAATATAGATATTTGAGATGGAGCTACCGTTGTCTTTTAGTGGGTGTAACTTCTTCCATGGTCTTAATATTTCTGGAAATTAAAGGAATTCTTTAA
- a CDS encoding acyltransferase family protein has translation MLKYLYAKNDAEIPSLNGLRALSIFMVIIFHLGTGAGKVLVSDGEILTTIIVNLQSSVDLFFMLSGFLIYGGLLDEYGRSSKIDLKKFYLKRTFRIIPAYYICLIIHFIQTKAVYKIGEKMTSPSPEILVVKEKLANSLANSWTDFLYISNFFHDRLFSFGWSLSIEEQFYLVVPPLCSILLFKQKAEMRRIILVVLYFVPMVIRGFYYHFDFTADWTSFHTESRFDAIIVGMLLTELVRWKPEFLKNTSLAKNLGFSIGAALSLCIALLMSRTNINSIFIHTYFQFSFAVLFIACLLEGNFWNFIFRSRFFTPIARTSYTMYLWHGMFLLAALRFIFKNNLPSGLEAGPYLLLGIYTVLFVFVVCVPIFYITERPFLAIRDYILKRMKKKELPAK, from the coding sequence ATGCTAAAATACTTATATGCTAAAAATGATGCGGAAATCCCTTCATTAAACGGCCTAAGGGCCCTCTCCATCTTTATGGTGATTATTTTCCATCTTGGGACCGGAGCGGGAAAAGTCCTAGTCTCCGATGGAGAGATATTAACCACTATTATCGTAAATTTACAATCCTCAGTAGATCTATTTTTCATGTTAAGCGGGTTCTTGATCTACGGCGGGTTATTAGATGAATACGGAAGAAGTTCCAAAATCGATCTAAAAAAGTTCTACTTAAAACGTACCTTCAGGATTATACCTGCATATTATATTTGTCTAATTATTCATTTTATACAAACCAAAGCCGTCTATAAAATTGGCGAAAAAATGACCTCCCCTTCTCCGGAAATTCTGGTTGTAAAAGAAAAATTAGCAAACTCCCTCGCGAATTCCTGGACTGATTTTTTATATATTTCCAATTTTTTCCACGATAGATTATTCTCATTCGGCTGGAGTCTTTCCATCGAAGAACAATTCTATTTAGTCGTTCCTCCGCTTTGTTCCATTCTTCTTTTCAAACAAAAAGCCGAAATGAGAAGGATCATATTGGTCGTGCTATATTTTGTCCCGATGGTTATCAGGGGATTCTATTATCATTTCGACTTTACGGCAGATTGGACCAGCTTTCATACTGAATCCCGTTTTGATGCAATCATTGTCGGAATGTTACTGACTGAACTTGTAAGATGGAAACCTGAGTTTCTAAAAAATACGAGTCTGGCAAAAAACTTAGGCTTTTCGATCGGAGCCGCGTTATCTCTTTGTATCGCACTTCTGATGAGTAGAACAAATATAAATTCGATATTCATTCATACGTATTTCCAATTTAGTTTTGCCGTTTTATTCATTGCATGTTTACTGGAGGGAAATTTCTGGAATTTTATATTCAGATCGCGCTTTTTCACTCCGATAGCTCGCACAAGTTATACAATGTATCTTTGGCACGGAATGTTTTTACTAGCTGCACTTCGTTTTATATTCAAGAATAATCTTCCGTCCGGATTAGAGGCTGGCCCTTACTTACTTCTTGGAATTTATACGGTATTATTTGTTTTTGTTGTTTGTGTTCCGATTTTTTATATTACAGAAAGGCCATTCCTGGCAATTCGAGATTATATTCTGAAAAGAATGAAAAAGAAAGAGCTCCCAGCCAAGTAA
- a CDS encoding acyltransferase family protein → MKFFSYITEKRDEEYPALNGVRAISIMMIIGLHIWIGANHFIPNIPYLLDTALKNLTAGIDLFFILSGFLIYGNLLKEKVKYGNIKLSFFYIKRSLRIFPAYYFLLLVQYLSMRGMLKSLNAAENLDASKTLLKQSLTESISYAWADIFYISNYTKGRLFDYGWSLSIEEQFYLILPPLCALLFFKISDSTRRILLVGLYFIPVILRAVYSQFDILPTHIIYTHSETRFDSLIAGMLCSEFFLSSYYSNFFQKKPIRYSVLSVSIILAAIGFLTEKTAFTQIYAYNCLNLGFAGIVLVSLSENSYIGKFLSFSVFRPIARVSYTMYLWHLYPTSAAISIVCGTVIQSLSYSRTFATFIVAVLFTFLFCTILFYLIERPFLKLKDKWIARLKARSASTPN, encoded by the coding sequence ATGAAATTTTTTTCTTATATTACGGAGAAGCGGGACGAGGAATACCCAGCCCTAAACGGAGTCAGAGCTATCTCCATTATGATGATCATAGGGCTCCACATTTGGATTGGGGCAAATCATTTTATCCCGAATATCCCTTACCTATTAGATACTGCTCTTAAAAACCTTACCGCAGGAATCGACTTATTTTTTATATTGAGCGGTTTCTTAATTTATGGAAATCTACTAAAAGAAAAAGTAAAGTACGGGAACATAAAACTTTCCTTTTTTTATATCAAAAGATCTCTCAGGATCTTCCCTGCTTATTATTTCCTGCTCTTAGTCCAATATCTCAGCATGAGAGGGATGTTAAAGTCCTTGAACGCCGCAGAAAATTTAGATGCTTCCAAAACCCTTTTAAAACAGAGTTTAACCGAAAGTATTTCCTACGCATGGGCCGATATATTCTATATTTCCAATTATACAAAAGGAAGATTATTCGATTACGGATGGTCTTTGTCGATAGAGGAACAATTCTATTTAATACTACCTCCTTTATGTGCATTACTTTTCTTTAAAATTTCGGATTCCACAAGAAGGATCCTACTTGTTGGCCTTTATTTTATCCCGGTCATATTAAGAGCGGTTTATTCCCAATTCGATATTTTACCTACACATATCATATACACTCATAGCGAGACTAGATTTGATTCGCTTATTGCGGGAATGTTATGTTCTGAATTTTTCCTTTCTTCATATTATTCCAACTTTTTCCAGAAAAAGCCGATCCGTTACTCGGTGCTTTCTGTCTCCATCATTCTTGCGGCAATAGGCTTTCTGACAGAGAAGACTGCATTCACTCAAATTTACGCTTATAATTGTTTAAATCTAGGTTTTGCAGGGATTGTATTAGTTAGCCTTTCGGAAAATTCCTATATAGGCAAATTTTTAAGCTTTTCCGTATTTCGTCCTATCGCCCGGGTGAGTTACACAATGTATCTTTGGCATTTATACCCGACTTCCGCAGCTATCTCGATAGTTTGTGGAACAGTAATACAATCCCTAAGTTATTCCAGAACTTTCGCCACTTTTATAGTCGCGGTATTATTCACTTTCTTGTTCTGTACTATTCTATTCTATTTGATCGAAAGACCTTTTTTAAAGCTTAAAGACAAATGGATCGCTCGACTAAAGGCCAGATCAGCTTCAACACCCAACTAA
- the glyA gene encoding serine hydroxymethyltransferase, with amino-acid sequence MKYLPQQDPEIFKALQAEDQRQEQNLEMIASENFVSRPVLEAYTSTLTNKYAEGYPGKRYYNGCVNADAVESLAIERAKKIFKAEYANVQPHSGAQANMAVFLATMEPGDSFLGMNLAHGGHLTHGSPVNISGKYYKPIPYGVDPKTETIDYDALASLAKEHKPKLIVAGASAYSRTIDFDKFAEIAKSVGAKLMADIAHISGLVATGYHPSPIDNFDYVTTTTHKTLRGPRGGLILSKLENEKVLNSRVFPGIQGGPLMHVIAAKAVAFGEALSPDYKKYIETVLANAKVLAEVFVKRGFRVVSGGTDNHLVLLDVSVKGLTGAKAADGLDEVGVTVNKNAIPFDKNPPAVASGIRLGTPALTTRGLKPADIEKVGNLICDFLDNPDDEKTKEKVKAGVKEITQQFPMTNFRLD; translated from the coding sequence ATGAAATACCTTCCCCAACAAGACCCCGAAATTTTCAAAGCCTTACAGGCAGAAGACCAAAGACAGGAACAAAACCTGGAAATGATCGCTTCTGAAAACTTCGTGTCCAGACCAGTTCTGGAAGCTTATACTTCCACTCTTACTAATAAATATGCGGAAGGATATCCTGGAAAAAGATATTATAACGGATGTGTAAACGCGGACGCGGTAGAGTCTTTGGCGATCGAAAGAGCTAAAAAGATCTTCAAAGCGGAATACGCAAACGTTCAGCCTCACTCTGGGGCGCAGGCAAATATGGCGGTTTTTCTGGCCACTATGGAACCGGGAGATTCTTTTTTAGGAATGAATCTGGCTCATGGAGGACATTTAACTCATGGTTCTCCTGTAAATATCAGCGGAAAATATTATAAACCGATCCCTTACGGTGTAGATCCTAAAACCGAGACAATTGATTACGATGCTCTTGCATCTCTTGCAAAAGAACATAAACCTAAACTGATCGTTGCAGGTGCTTCTGCATATTCTAGAACGATCGATTTTGATAAATTCGCAGAGATCGCAAAATCAGTAGGCGCAAAACTTATGGCAGATATCGCGCATATCTCCGGGTTAGTGGCGACCGGCTATCACCCTTCTCCAATCGATAATTTTGATTATGTTACCACTACCACTCACAAAACTCTCAGAGGACCAAGAGGTGGTTTAATTCTTTCTAAATTAGAAAATGAGAAAGTATTAAACTCCAGAGTATTCCCTGGGATCCAAGGTGGACCTTTAATGCACGTAATCGCAGCAAAAGCGGTAGCGTTCGGAGAAGCTTTAAGCCCTGATTACAAAAAGTATATTGAAACAGTACTCGCAAACGCTAAAGTGCTGGCAGAAGTTTTTGTAAAAAGAGGATTCAGAGTGGTAAGCGGTGGAACTGACAACCACCTAGTCTTATTGGATGTATCCGTAAAAGGTTTAACCGGCGCGAAAGCAGCGGACGGATTGGACGAAGTCGGAGTCACAGTGAATAAAAACGCAATCCCATTCGACAAAAACCCTCCAGCAGTTGCTTCCGGAATTCGTTTAGGAACTCCTGCACTTACTACCAGAGGTCTCAAACCTGCCGATATTGAAAAAGTAGGAAACCTGATCTGTGATTTCTTGGACAACCCGGACGACGAAAAGACCAAGGAAAAAGTCAAGGCAGGGGTGAAAGAGATCACCCAACAATTCCCGATGACCAATTTCAGATTGGATTAA
- a CDS encoding lipoate--protein ligase family protein, producing MRTFILDQKSIRTPYYNLALEEALAVQLVSGGYSGGVRFWEGPRSIIMGLSEKPELSAGKENIENFLTTFQKRPTPKKPSITDPVYIARRASGGGTVVHEPGWNLNFSLFVSLETKPELYPVSNSYNIFLGLISSALNKQGLKTKCKGKSDLALELSPDVWKKISGNAQFRKKNCIVQHGTLILDSRLIPLVSDLLPHPPEEPEYRKGRAHDEFVTALPASFSPGKFKQDLSLLFADYLGVEIIGTEADPSFFRNVRKVADRLFQEKYSDLGYILGE from the coding sequence GTGAGAACTTTTATACTAGACCAAAAATCCATCAGGACACCTTATTATAATCTAGCTTTGGAAGAAGCTCTCGCCGTCCAACTAGTATCCGGAGGATATTCCGGCGGGGTTCGATTTTGGGAAGGACCCAGGTCCATTATAATGGGCCTCTCGGAAAAACCGGAACTAAGCGCAGGAAAAGAAAATATAGAAAACTTCCTGACTACATTCCAAAAAAGACCAACTCCCAAAAAACCTTCCATAACAGACCCGGTATATATAGCCAGAAGAGCAAGTGGCGGAGGGACTGTCGTACATGAGCCAGGATGGAATCTAAACTTCAGCCTTTTCGTTTCCTTAGAAACAAAACCGGAGCTATATCCTGTCTCTAACTCTTATAATATATTCTTAGGTCTGATATCTTCTGCTCTAAACAAACAAGGGCTCAAAACAAAATGTAAGGGCAAGTCAGACCTCGCCTTAGAACTATCCCCGGATGTATGGAAAAAAATTTCGGGAAACGCTCAGTTCAGGAAGAAGAACTGCATCGTGCAACATGGGACCCTGATCTTGGATTCCAGGCTGATCCCATTGGTGTCGGACCTTCTACCCCATCCTCCAGAAGAACCTGAATATAGAAAAGGCAGAGCTCATGATGAATTCGTAACCGCCTTGCCTGCCTCCTTTTCGCCCGGAAAATTCAAACAAGACCTTTCCCTTTTATTTGCGGATTATCTGGGGGTTGAAATCATAGGTACCGAAGCGGATCCATCCTTCTTTCGAAACGTTCGTAAGGTGGCAGATCGGCTGTTCCAGGAAAAATATTCAGATCTAGGCTATATTCTGGGAGAATGA
- a CDS encoding SGNH/GDSL hydrolase family protein — MSLLLGACVIDQDTNSKKSKLYKPSFALFGDSISAFWPVEEQFPEFETYKKAFPGRRTYEIQEAAKNETGKYRSCMLNGGVNDFLNNFEPTWEEVDATVQRQLKTLEILNERCDYIIVLNVWSVQLPWPVKAASMINLEMKKKVTFLPRIDPEDLIHNEMLLDGGHLTDEGYGILSQRVREYLKATLPEFWLEFLL, encoded by the coding sequence ATGTCCCTTTTGTTAGGGGCTTGCGTTATAGACCAAGATACAAATTCCAAAAAATCCAAATTATACAAACCTAGCTTTGCCCTTTTCGGGGATAGTATCTCTGCCTTTTGGCCTGTAGAAGAACAGTTCCCCGAATTCGAAACTTATAAGAAGGCCTTCCCAGGAAGAAGGACTTATGAGATCCAGGAGGCAGCCAAAAACGAAACAGGGAAATATAGATCCTGTATGTTGAACGGCGGTGTAAATGATTTCCTGAATAATTTCGAACCCACTTGGGAAGAGGTCGACGCAACTGTACAACGTCAACTTAAGACCTTGGAAATACTGAACGAGCGCTGTGATTATATCATCGTTCTGAATGTATGGAGTGTCCAGCTTCCTTGGCCGGTTAAGGCAGCGTCCATGATCAATTTGGAAATGAAGAAGAAGGTCACCTTCCTACCAAGAATTGATCCTGAAGATCTGATCCATAACGAAATGTTATTGGACGGAGGTCACTTAACTGACGAAGGATACGGAATTCTTTCCCAAAGGGTGAGGGAATATCTCAAAGCTACTTTGCCTGAGTTTTGGTTGGAGTTTCTGTTATGA